The Thunnus maccoyii chromosome 15, fThuMac1.1, whole genome shotgun sequence DNA segment CGACCTGACTGCATGACTGGGTGGAACAAGATAAAACTATGAGTACTTTGTTATGCGAGAAGCCCTTCACATGCTGACACATGTTGGAAGACTTAATCTCTGCAGCTATCAGTAAACATAACCTATTTCTAGCACTTGAAAAAACCCCATTCTCATATTTCCAGTTCTTACCATTGTCTCCCTCACTGTCTTCTTTGGTCTCGGAGTTGACTTGACTCTGGAGTGCAGGATGCTGGTTATTGCTGCTGGTTGCTGCTGACAGAGAAGGCCCAGCGCTGCCTGCCTTTTTTGACGGACCATGGGCCATTGAACGGCGCTTCTTAGATGGGGAGGTCTTTACTAAATACAAGAGAAAAATGTGGTAATCATGGGTATAACATGCCGCTGACATCATGTACTTgttctcatgcacacacacagtgtttcaaGTATATTCTTACATGAGATCTTCCTGAAGACCGTAGTGCACATGAACTTTTGAAATCGTTCTGCATAGAAGCTCGGTCTGTGTACTGATACAGTATcctgaaaaggaaaaagaataacaaattaacatctgttttttttttttttaattaaaacaagatAACTAAGGCATGTAGAAGTACGTTACCCCATCGTGAATGAGGGCTTTCCATGAGTGTTCAAGCTTCTTGACTAATCTGAAAGATAAAACACGAACTGATTACTTACAGAGGTCACATTCACACTGCCTTGTTCATATTTTACAATCGCTGGCTCATTTATCAGGTGTTTGGCTACCAGctgtaacagtatataacatccaatcatattcatgTAGGTGAACAATGTGGCCATTATAACCTGATACTTTTCACTATTACTCTACTGATACCTTCATGCCAACTCTTTTTGCAGCCAAAGCTCTGTTCCCTATCTCCGCCCGTTTTtggtattatttatttaacaaagaTTTAACagtcatgtgtgtttgttaagaGCAGGATTAGTTCTTCAAAAAGAGTCCTTGTTGCTATTCACATTCTTTAAAAGGTCTCTCAATTCCTTGACCAATGCCTTGATGAACTGtaagtgtctctgactgaactaATAACTTATAGAAACATGTGCATTGTTTACCTATAAGACTGTAGGATGTCAATAATGCCGATGTACACCAGCAGCCTCTCTCCTCTTAAGTTTCGTGCTGGAATTCCTCCCGTTCTATAAAGCACAACAAcaagaaatgtaatttattgcTTTGTTATTATTCTCATTACACACATTCAGCTGCTTTTAATAAAATCCACATTCATTGTGGCGACAGGAACTTGTCTCAACTCACTGGTCCCCTGTGTCCAGTGGTCCCATGCTCCCCGCCTCTGCCTGGATGGACTCTATAGCAGTACTGTACAAGGACTTCTGGCCTTGTGGCCTCCTCTGGTCCGCGGCCCCTGCCACCGCCTCCTCGCCGGCCTTCTCTCGACAGGCCAGGTCTAAGTTGTGAATTCCCACCAGAAGGCTGTAGTCCATAATCTTGAAACTCTGCAAGAGCTGAGGAaggaaatcaaataaaacaaataatgtgAGGTTAGAAAGATTTGGCATGATTTTAAACAAATAGACTGAATGTTTATGTCAAGTAAGATATTCTTGTACAGTTCTCACCAGGCAGTCTCTCTGGATGGTCTTGCAAACAGCATTGTACTTGTCCCCCTCCAGTAACAGCCCATCAGGCATAACCTGCATGAAATCCAGGTCCTTGTACGTGGGTACGgccttgtctctctctttagCTGAGGCCTGGCGCTTATAGGTGGAGCCCTTTAGATCAAACTTTAGATGCATTCGCACAGCGCTTGGGAGCAGATTGTTCATGACTACAATACGGATGTTTTTACCCGCTGCCTGGACACAGTAGAGTCCATAAAACTTTGGTAATGAGGTCCGCTTGTTCTGGTTCAGGTTCTGTAGGAGAGAAgaagggatggagagagaagggTAAAATATGACAAGTAAACTAAAAGAAGTACAACTGACCAGGaagtgaataataaataaaataaacaagtaaaCATTCTCAGGCAAAAGTAAATAGGTTGTCCCAAACAAATCATGAAACAAAAATTTCACCTTTATTCTAACATATAACGTAAAGACtactgcactaatcaatataaTTTTGAAAATGCAAGTACACAGTGGTAAATGCATCATTTCCCCTGGTTTTGTCAAAATCTAAACAGTAATGTCTTATATTCTGCATATTAGGCATGGACCAAAAAATAATCTAGAATCGATATTCGGCTGGAGTCTGTAATATCAAAAATACACAGTAGGAAGAGATGCAGTTTCAGGGACCAGTTGTATctaaaatattgaattttacAAATACAGATGTGGCCGAAATTGGTATTTGGTAcctttgcattttattaaaataatgcaccattcaccccgaacagtgttgaaattaaaagatattatattatcattgcatgtctatgtttggtttacagtggaacaaaacaaaaaagttgtgaaaataactgaattcataCTTATTCTAcgcagacattttaaaatagcctggacaaaattattggtatcttttagaagttgtaagaaataattgatttgtagtgatactttaagcagactattgtgttttaattagtatcacaggtgttttcaatcttataatcactcatgaAGCCAGTTTaagaggagaaaatgactcaatctgctgttttgtgcatcacattgaacatggaaaacagaaggaaagtggtctgaagacattagaaaaaaggtaatagccaagcatggtcaacATAAAGGTTAtaagaccatctcc contains these protein-coding regions:
- the LOC121913823 gene encoding phosphatidylinositol 4-phosphate 5-kinase type-1 alpha-like, whose amino-acid sequence is MATAAEEPPGLQGHTGNSTGTRKNVSPESPGTSTSQTMKKTIGHRGIDPTGETTYKKTTSSALKGAIQLGITHTVGSLSQKPERDVLLQDFEVVESIFFPSEGSNLTPAHHYGDFRFKTYAPIAFRYFREMFAIRPDDYMYSLCNESLIELSNSGASGSLFYVSSDDEYIIKTVQHKEAEFLQKLLPGYFMNLNQNKRTSLPKFYGLYCVQAAGKNIRIVVMNNLLPSAVRMHLKFDLKGSTYKRQASAKERDKAVPTYKDLDFMQVMPDGLLLEGDKYNAVCKTIQRDCLLLQSFKIMDYSLLVGIHNLDLACREKAGEEAVAGAADQRRPQGQKSLYSTAIESIQAEAGSMGPLDTGDQTGGIPARNLRGERLLVYIGIIDILQSYRLVKKLEHSWKALIHDGDTVSVHRPSFYAERFQKFMCTTVFRKISLKTSPSKKRRSMAHGPSKKAGSAGPSLSAATSSNNQHPALQSQVNSETKEDSEGDNVMQSGRPDLLPTTLPLSNTAETAVSTSLGNSELAPTSQSPPHSLDLNNAHSKDQEPGAPKRAQFGTLEESIGSEDVISLSDIVPNASKCSV